One Patescibacteria group bacterium DNA segment encodes these proteins:
- a CDS encoding PEP-utilizing enzyme yields MNDQKVVLEKTFSRKYNLFGGYMWYQADCVQNEYILGFDLNHSLTIFPKEGPTTCWYYTDEIAHAIELIVAKSNSDPLFWENVKKDFYFYWNKILPYLKKDKTIQNLEELKNYYSTAIKFYGPDSIVIVSPGAAALGDNFKEIAQSLRNESHYFVNNVPDVYADYFCSAYPQYKKIVDVLLPEEVFNIDKITPEIIAEAEKRAQEGCFLLNGRPYCLSELNQVLATNGYELKDPSQISEADQRSSLAIKGVVAHPGIVTGRVSKVMYYQDIGKVKEGDILVSPMTMPKFLPAMRKAAAFITDEGGITCHAAIIARELSKPCIIGTKVATSLLEDGDLVKVDAVKGEVIIIEKTHVEIS; encoded by the coding sequence ATGAATGATCAGAAAGTTGTTCTAGAAAAAACTTTTTCTAGAAAGTATAACCTATTCGGAGGTTATATGTGGTATCAGGCCGACTGTGTGCAAAATGAATATATTCTGGGATTTGATTTAAATCACTCTTTAACTATTTTTCCAAAAGAGGGACCCACGACGTGCTGGTACTATACCGATGAAATTGCGCATGCTATAGAGCTGATTGTTGCCAAATCAAATTCCGATCCCCTGTTTTGGGAGAACGTCAAAAAAGACTTCTATTTTTACTGGAATAAGATTCTTCCTTATTTAAAAAAAGACAAAACCATCCAAAACCTAGAAGAACTCAAAAATTATTACTCCACAGCAATTAAATTTTATGGTCCAGATAGTATAGTCATTGTTTCTCCGGGTGCAGCTGCTCTAGGGGATAATTTTAAAGAAATTGCCCAAAGCTTGAGAAATGAATCACATTATTTTGTGAATAACGTCCCTGATGTTTATGCAGATTATTTTTGTTCGGCTTATCCTCAATACAAAAAGATTGTAGATGTTTTATTGCCAGAAGAGGTGTTTAACATAGACAAAATTACTCCTGAAATTATTGCCGAAGCTGAGAAACGAGCCCAAGAAGGATGTTTTTTGCTAAATGGAAGGCCGTATTGCCTATCAGAATTGAATCAAGTATTAGCAACGAATGGGTATGAGTTAAAGGATCCTAGCCAAATTTCTGAGGCGGATCAACGATCTAGTCTGGCGATTAAAGGAGTAGTCGCTCATCCAGGAATCGTTACGGGGCGCGTATCTAAAGTAATGTATTACCAAGACATCGGTAAGGTAAAGGAAGGTGATATTTTAGTATCCCCAATGACTATGCCTAAATTCTTACCGGCTATGAGAAAAGCCGCTGCTTTTATTACTGATGAAGGAGGTATCACTTGCCATGCAGCTATAATCGCTCGGGAACTAAGCAAGCCCTGCATAATAGGTACTAAAGTTGCTACTAGCCTTTTAGAAGATGGGGATCTAGTTAAAGTCGATGCGGTCAAGGGGGAAGTGATAATAATCGAAAAGACTCACGTTGAGATCAGTTAA
- a CDS encoding FAD-dependent oxidoreductase gives MTYDVIIIGTGPAGLTGALYTCRRSLKTLVIGQTMGGQAILPACVENYPGFGKTDGLTLVKEWQTQTLSAGAEIKTGLVTEIKKDDDSFEVELEDGTEYKAKAVILAMGRTPRKLNVPGETEFTGKGVAYCATCDAPLFAGRDVAVVGGGNAAVDAAILLSGVAKKVYLIHRNDQFKAEAALLHKLATLTNIEKILHTEVEEIKGSSFVEQVKINQISDGTERIIDVQGVFIEIGGDANTGFVKGLVKLNDKQEIIIDEHNQTSVEGIFAAGDATTVPFKQMIVAAGEGAKAALSAYNYIQGLGETAAK, from the coding sequence ATGACCTACGACGTAATTATTATTGGGACAGGCCCGGCTGGCTTAACGGGGGCGTTGTATACATGCCGGAGGTCTTTAAAGACTCTCGTTATCGGACAAACTATGGGCGGGCAAGCAATTCTGCCGGCTTGTGTAGAAAATTATCCTGGTTTTGGCAAAACTGACGGTTTAACATTAGTTAAAGAATGGCAAACTCAAACTCTGTCAGCTGGGGCAGAAATCAAAACCGGGTTAGTCACAGAAATTAAAAAAGACGACGATAGTTTTGAGGTGGAGTTAGAAGACGGTACGGAATATAAAGCCAAGGCGGTGATTTTGGCTATGGGGCGGACTCCGCGCAAATTAAATGTGCCAGGAGAAACTGAATTTACAGGCAAAGGAGTAGCTTATTGTGCTACTTGTGATGCTCCCCTTTTTGCTGGTCGTGATGTAGCGGTAGTCGGTGGCGGTAATGCGGCAGTGGATGCGGCAATACTACTATCAGGCGTAGCCAAAAAGGTTTATTTAATACATCGCAATGATCAATTTAAAGCCGAAGCAGCTTTGTTGCATAAATTAGCAACACTAACTAATATTGAAAAGATTTTGCATACCGAAGTCGAAGAGATCAAAGGCAGTAGTTTTGTTGAACAAGTCAAAATCAATCAAATTTCAGATGGAACCGAAAGAATTATCGATGTGCAGGGGGTATTTATAGAAATTGGCGGCGATGCCAATACGGGTTTCGTAAAAGGTTTGGTTAAGCTAAATGACAAGCAGGAAATTATTATCGACGAGCATAATCAGACATCTGTAGAAGGGATATTTGCAGCCGGAGATGCAACTACAGTGCCATTCAAACAAATGATTGTCGCCGCCGGCGAAGGTGCCAAAGCAGCCTTATCGGCGTATAATTATATACAGGGCTTGGGGGAAACCGCCGCTAAATAA
- a CDS encoding Glu/Leu/Phe/Val dehydrogenase: MESPAYQAALKEAATRINLSEADLVKLSTPENIISVEIPLELDSGQRLNLPAFRVQHNSARGPYKGGIRFHLAVDVEEAKILASLMTWKCAVAGIPFGGGKGGVQVDPKKLSKTELERLSRSYIRAMFPKIGSNLDVPAPDVNTDSQTMAWMADEYSRLAGAWVPGFITGKPVELGGSRGRDMATSLGGKIVLDEMLLNLDIAQPPYLVAIQGIGNVGGGLAKLLAKDKNYQVVGLSDSQTAIYSPTGLDIAAVMKFKQQTGSLNNFPNVKIISNAELLELDVNILVPAALDNQITTANADKIKAKLILEMANNPISEAGDAILSSRGVTVVPDILANAGGVTVSYFEWAQNRSGYYWEEVEVNEKLQKIMLQATREILDVAKIQPVTLRVAAFILALRRVYAAMHLRGKL, from the coding sequence ATGGAATCACCTGCCTACCAAGCTGCTTTAAAAGAAGCTGCCACCCGGATTAATTTATCCGAGGCAGATTTAGTTAAATTATCTACCCCAGAGAATATTATTTCAGTAGAAATACCCTTAGAGCTGGATTCAGGGCAGAGATTAAATCTACCCGCTTTTAGAGTCCAGCATAACTCGGCCAGAGGGCCTTACAAAGGCGGAATTCGCTTCCACCTGGCGGTGGACGTGGAAGAAGCCAAGATATTGGCTTCGCTGATGACCTGGAAGTGTGCCGTGGCTGGCATTCCGTTTGGCGGGGGCAAGGGTGGAGTACAAGTTGACCCCAAAAAACTATCCAAAACAGAATTAGAAAGATTATCCCGGAGTTATATCCGAGCCATGTTTCCTAAAATCGGCTCTAATTTGGATGTGCCGGCACCGGATGTAAATACGGATAGCCAAACGATGGCATGGATGGCAGATGAATATTCGCGCCTGGCCGGAGCTTGGGTGCCTGGGTTTATCACTGGCAAACCAGTGGAGCTGGGAGGCTCTCGGGGACGAGATATGGCCACATCTCTGGGCGGAAAAATTGTTTTAGATGAGATGTTGCTAAATTTGGACATTGCCCAGCCGCCTTATCTGGTAGCGATTCAAGGGATTGGCAATGTGGGAGGAGGTTTAGCTAAACTGTTGGCAAAAGATAAAAATTATCAAGTAGTGGGGCTGAGTGATTCACAAACTGCCATTTATTCCCCTACCGGATTGGATATAGCAGCTGTGATGAAGTTTAAGCAGCAAACGGGAAGCCTAAATAATTTTCCGAATGTTAAGATTATCTCAAATGCTGAATTATTAGAATTGGATGTAAATATTTTAGTGCCAGCAGCCCTGGATAATCAAATTACCACTGCCAATGCCGATAAAATTAAAGCTAAATTGATCTTAGAGATGGCCAATAATCCTATAAGCGAAGCTGGAGATGCTATTTTAAGTTCCCGAGGAGTCACAGTCGTGCCAGATATTCTAGCTAATGCCGGCGGCGTGACGGTGAGTTATTTTGAATGGGCACAGAATCGCTCCGGTTATTATTGGGAAGAAGTGGAGGTTAACGAAAAACTCCAAAAGATTATGCTGCAAGCCACGCGAGAGATTCTTGATGTGGCTAAAATTCAACCGGTTACTTTACGAGTAGCGGCTTTTATTTTAGCTCTCCGGAGAGTTTACGCTGCCATGCATTTGCGTGGTAAACTATAA
- a CDS encoding glutaredoxin domain-containing protein, translating to MARLKEFKIYSTPTCGYCHMLKDWLTEKKIPFINIDVAADPTKGVEMIQKTGQMGVPVSMISFEDGKEEIVLGFDQERIAKILGL from the coding sequence ATGGCTCGACTAAAAGAGTTCAAAATTTATTCGACTCCAACTTGCGGTTACTGCCATATGTTGAAGGATTGGCTGACTGAAAAAAAGATCCCTTTTATCAATATTGATGTAGCAGCTGATCCAACTAAAGGAGTGGAAATGATTCAGAAAACCGGGCAAATGGGGGTGCCGGTGAGTATGATTAGTTTTGAAGATGGCAAAGAAGAGATTGTTTTAGGATTTGATCAAGAGAGGATTGCGAAGATCCTTGGTTTGTAA
- a CDS encoding RecX family transcriptional regulator has protein sequence MPTITKIVSQANNSNRVNVFVDDKFLTGIDKFTWISHNLKVGADISTKLCEELKKQDINGKAYDKVLKLLSYRPQSIFEIRQKLKTKFEPETIVETIARLKKEGWLDDQKFAEHWVKERSQTRNRSITHLKAELIQKGIAENIIRETLAQPELADQELATATKLVAKFSHSKTPDQLKFYLARKGFNYSVISKAIFSRHSGE, from the coding sequence ATGCCTACAATCACCAAAATCGTGAGCCAAGCCAATAACTCTAATCGGGTAAATGTGTTTGTGGATGATAAATTCCTGACCGGGATCGATAAATTCACCTGGATTTCCCACAACCTGAAAGTGGGAGCAGATATTTCCACAAAACTTTGTGAAGAGCTCAAAAAACAGGATATCAATGGCAAGGCCTACGACAAAGTTTTGAAATTATTGTCTTATCGGCCGCAAAGCATTTTTGAAATCCGCCAAAAACTCAAAACCAAATTTGAGCCCGAAACCATTGTCGAAACGATTGCCCGCTTAAAAAAAGAGGGCTGGCTGGATGATCAAAAGTTTGCCGAACACTGGGTAAAAGAAAGATCACAAACACGAAATAGAAGCATTACCCACTTAAAAGCCGAGCTTATCCAAAAGGGGATAGCCGAAAATATTATCCGAGAAACTCTCGCCCAACCCGAATTAGCCGATCAAGAATTAGCCACCGCTACCAAACTCGTCGCCAAATTCAGCCACTCAAAAACCCCCGACCAACTCAAATTCTATCTTGCTCGCAAAGGATTTAATTACAGCGTCATCAGTAAAGCCATTTTCAGCCGTCATTCTGGGGAGTGA
- a CDS encoding class I tRNA ligase family protein — protein MEKKYITTSIAYINAAPHVGFAWELLQADALARWYRLNGHPTWFLTGTDEHGSKIAKVAEEEGVAPQVVADRNSALFANLKPLLNLSNDDFIRTGDQARHFPGAQKLWKQLVAAGDIYKDKYIGLYCVGCEAYVTEKDLIEGCCPIHKSEPERIKEENYFFRLSKYGDRIAELIESKELKIIPEGRAKEILNVIKSGLTDISFSRPMAKLPWGIPVPDDLNQTMYVWCDALSNYISAIGYGRDETEFTKWWPADIHCIGKDILRFHAAIWPGMLLSAGLPLPKKILVHGFITSGGQKMSKSLGNVIDPKEAVDVYGADALRYYLLRELPTTDDGDFSWKRFDELYNHELADNLGNLLSRVVQMTSKFCAGKVPAVAPILPGADITAIEVQKYFEEFDLQKALLAINQYISQLNVLVDTKKPWELAKQGRQDEVEEVLYQLLEGLRGIALCLLPFLPDTADKIAVTLGVNDLLTITDWSEAIKWGKLLPGTPIQPSPILFPKKV, from the coding sequence GTGGAAAAGAAATATATCACAACCTCAATTGCCTATATCAATGCGGCTCCCCATGTGGGGTTTGCTTGGGAACTACTCCAGGCAGATGCCTTGGCACGCTGGTATCGCCTAAATGGTCACCCGACCTGGTTTTTGACGGGGACGGATGAGCATGGCAGTAAAATTGCCAAAGTGGCGGAAGAGGAGGGGGTAGCGCCCCAGGTGGTGGCGGATCGCAACTCGGCTTTATTTGCCAATCTCAAGCCATTATTAAATTTGTCTAATGATGATTTTATCCGGACGGGCGACCAGGCAAGACACTTCCCGGGAGCGCAAAAATTATGGAAACAATTAGTCGCTGCAGGCGATATTTACAAAGACAAATACATCGGGCTGTATTGTGTGGGGTGCGAGGCGTATGTCACAGAAAAAGATTTAATAGAAGGTTGTTGTCCCATTCATAAATCAGAGCCAGAGCGCATCAAGGAAGAAAACTACTTTTTCAGATTGTCGAAATATGGAGATCGCATCGCGGAGTTAATTGAGAGTAAGGAATTGAAGATTATCCCGGAAGGACGAGCGAAAGAGATCTTGAATGTGATTAAATCCGGGCTAACTGATATTAGTTTTTCTCGCCCCATGGCTAAATTGCCTTGGGGGATACCGGTACCGGATGACCTGAATCAAACTATGTATGTTTGGTGCGATGCACTGTCTAATTACATTAGCGCCATTGGCTATGGCAGGGATGAAACTGAGTTTACCAAATGGTGGCCGGCCGATATTCACTGTATCGGCAAAGATATTCTGCGGTTCCATGCGGCCATTTGGCCAGGAATGCTTCTGTCAGCTGGGCTGCCTTTGCCGAAGAAGATCTTAGTCCACGGATTTATTACTTCGGGTGGACAAAAAATGAGCAAAAGCTTGGGAAATGTGATTGATCCTAAGGAAGCAGTGGACGTTTATGGCGCCGATGCTTTGCGTTATTATTTACTCCGGGAACTGCCCACTACCGATGATGGCGATTTTTCCTGGAAGCGGTTCGACGAATTATATAATCATGAATTAGCGGATAACCTGGGCAATTTACTTTCGCGCGTGGTACAAATGACCAGCAAGTTTTGTGCCGGTAAAGTACCGGCAGTTGCCCCCATTTTGCCGGGAGCTGACATAACTGCTATAGAGGTACAGAAATATTTTGAAGAATTTGATTTGCAAAAAGCCTTACTGGCCATCAATCAGTACATCAGCCAACTCAATGTATTAGTAGATACCAAAAAACCCTGGGAGTTAGCTAAACAAGGTCGTCAAGACGAAGTTGAAGAGGTGCTCTATCAACTGCTGGAAGGTTTGCGCGGCATCGCCTTGTGTCTACTGCCATTTTTGCCGGATACGGCAGACAAAATTGCTGTAACTCTGGGAGTCAATGATTTACTGACTATCACTGATTGGTCAGAGGCAATTAAGTGGGGGAAATTGTTACCTGGAACACCTATTCAGCCCAGCCCGATCCTGTTTCCTAAAAAAGTCTAG
- a CDS encoding EamA family transporter: MLYPFLAVIFDVLTLISTKRIFVKFKNLDYKSFAWWLFFWIAGVGLLVSPWFVTIQSTATQPHYLWLLLALVFLAANYNLLFYFGLKYEKVSEIEPFLLFNPLIAIVIASLFFPGERSWHVYLAAAVAGLALAWSHLDRQHLKLSRPLLAILGFALLHGLEAVIIKELLMVYSPLALYLVRCITTALFLWVIEKGKIKKITLQQVPFFLLIAVGALVTSVLIYTSYHGIGISMTMAVLLLSPILVYLLSVLYLREKLQWKNIVSSVVIIGAIIWLSVVR; this comes from the coding sequence ATGCTCTACCCATTTTTGGCTGTTATTTTTGATGTCTTGACCCTGATCTCTACCAAGCGGATTTTTGTTAAATTCAAAAATCTAGATTATAAATCGTTTGCCTGGTGGCTATTTTTCTGGATTGCGGGTGTTGGCTTGTTAGTTTCTCCTTGGTTTGTAACTATCCAATCCACAGCTACCCAGCCGCATTATTTATGGCTGCTATTGGCCTTAGTATTTTTAGCGGCTAATTATAACCTGCTCTTTTATTTTGGGCTCAAATATGAAAAAGTTTCTGAGATCGAACCTTTTCTGTTATTCAATCCCCTTATTGCCATTGTGATCGCTAGCCTATTTTTCCCCGGGGAACGGTCTTGGCACGTTTATTTGGCGGCAGCCGTGGCCGGCTTAGCTTTGGCGTGGTCGCATTTGGATCGTCAGCATCTTAAACTGTCTCGGCCGCTTCTGGCCATCCTAGGTTTTGCTCTATTGCATGGATTGGAGGCTGTCATTATCAAGGAATTATTAATGGTTTACTCACCTCTAGCCCTTTATTTAGTGCGTTGCATTACCACTGCTCTGTTTCTGTGGGTGATAGAAAAAGGGAAGATCAAAAAAATTACTCTTCAGCAAGTTCCTTTCTTTCTTCTAATTGCCGTGGGTGCACTGGTTACAAGTGTGTTAATCTATACTTCATATCATGGCATAGGAATTAGCATGACCATGGCGGTATTACTCTTATCTCCCATATTGGTTTATTTGCTGTCAGTCCTGTATTTGCGCGAAAAACTGCAATGGAAGAATATAGTGTCTAGCGTGGTGATTATTGGAGCAATTATTTGGTTGAGCGTAGTGCGATGA
- a CDS encoding TatD family hydrolase, with protein MNYIDTHCHLNFPQFHRDMEKTVLRSLQAGLIYLINVGTDLRTSNESVNLASRYKEIYAAVGVHPHDARKNLVGISASLTPLLRHLKVVAVGEIGLDFYRNLSSQENQKTIFIEQLQLALKHHKPVILHCRDAYRDVLNILDEFYLPELKDSLPGVIHSFSAGPNYLQEFLRRGFYIGFNGMITYPDHESLLESVRNTPLDRLLLETDAPYLSPLAHRGERNEPMLVKEVAARVAELKGIDVEEVVNRSTANAIALFKLQ; from the coding sequence ATGAATTATATCGATACCCATTGTCATCTTAATTTCCCCCAGTTCCATCGCGATATGGAAAAAACAGTTTTGCGGTCTTTGCAGGCAGGTTTAATTTATTTAATTAATGTGGGAACTGATCTGCGTACCTCTAACGAAAGTGTTAATCTCGCCAGCCGGTATAAGGAAATTTATGCGGCCGTGGGGGTGCACCCGCATGACGCCAGGAAGAATCTGGTCGGCATCAGCGCCAGCTTAACTCCCCTATTACGCCATCTCAAAGTGGTTGCAGTGGGCGAAATCGGACTAGATTTTTATCGCAATTTATCGTCGCAAGAGAATCAGAAAACAATTTTTATTGAACAGCTCCAACTGGCTCTCAAACACCATAAACCAGTGATACTGCATTGTCGTGATGCCTACCGCGATGTACTGAATATCCTAGACGAGTTTTATTTGCCAGAGCTAAAAGACTCTCTTCCCGGAGTAATCCATTCTTTTTCGGCCGGTCCAAATTATTTACAAGAATTTTTGCGGCGTGGGTTCTATATCGGGTTTAACGGCATGATTACTTATCCCGATCATGAAAGTCTATTAGAATCAGTTCGCAATACACCGCTGGACCGATTACTATTAGAAACTGATGCGCCTTATTTGTCGCCCTTGGCTCATCGGGGAGAACGCAATGAGCCGATGTTGGTTAAAGAAGTGGCAGCGCGAGTGGCGGAATTAAAAGGCATTGATGTAGAAGAGGTGGTGAACAGGAGTACAGCCAATGCCATAGCTTTATTTAAGCTACAATAA
- a CDS encoding PRC-barrel domain-containing protein encodes MLKPITEIMNARLVDLDKSQTLGTVTNWAIDPDKKQISALMIKPVGLLTRLRAVATADIVEYGPKMVVIKNSDALVAPHEIVLLPALLRHHQHVIGSPVITASGKKLGNVDDVLFETTDSFIQKIYVQPGILGILNRPDLIIPADKIITIASQKIVVTDDSGNWQTVSQAVTAPTAN; translated from the coding sequence ATGTTGAAGCCAATTACCGAAATAATGAATGCGCGACTGGTTGACTTAGATAAAAGTCAAACTTTGGGCACTGTAACAAATTGGGCGATCGACCCTGATAAAAAACAAATTAGTGCTCTTATGATCAAGCCAGTTGGACTACTGACTCGCCTGCGCGCAGTCGCTACTGCCGACATCGTGGAATACGGCCCTAAAATGGTAGTTATCAAAAATTCAGACGCCCTGGTGGCCCCCCACGAAATTGTGTTATTACCTGCGCTATTGCGGCATCATCAGCATGTTATCGGCAGTCCAGTCATCACAGCCTCAGGAAAAAAATTAGGGAACGTAGACGATGTATTGTTCGAAACCACAGATTCATTTATCCAAAAGATATATGTTCAGCCCGGCATTTTAGGCATATTAAACCGGCCAGACCTAATTATCCCGGCCGATAAAATCATCACGATCGCATCTCAAAAAATTGTGGTGACTGACGACAGTGGGAATTGGCAAACTGTTTCCCAGGCAGTAACGGCTCCGACGGCTAATTAA
- a CDS encoding 3'-5' exonuclease, with protein MHIMVDLETVAKIGKVAFFSLGAVVFDPLGPPVEYPKTASDGYYYIPVLYELINLEEAINSGLEMDADTIYWWMNQNELVKQEFVRSQKEGRDPRSALCNLRGLIKRNDGQYLWSHGSDFDIAILRTAFFVCGLGHNLPIPHGNFRDTRTLFAVTPDFNKEEFYPAVPPENEHHALFDAWRQAVAVQRCYQRLRECGIHIGEEKAIRV; from the coding sequence ATGCATATTATGGTCGATCTGGAAACGGTAGCGAAAATAGGAAAGGTAGCATTTTTTTCACTAGGGGCTGTTGTATTTGATCCTCTTGGTCCACCGGTAGAATATCCTAAGACCGCATCTGATGGTTATTACTACATCCCCGTTCTCTATGAGCTGATCAATCTAGAGGAAGCTATAAATAGCGGCCTAGAAATGGATGCCGATACTATTTATTGGTGGATGAATCAGAATGAACTAGTTAAACAGGAGTTCGTTCGGTCGCAAAAAGAGGGTAGGGATCCTCGTTCGGCTTTATGTAATCTTCGCGGCTTGATAAAGCGCAATGATGGGCAATATCTCTGGTCTCATGGGTCCGATTTTGATATTGCCATTCTGCGGACGGCCTTTTTCGTTTGCGGCTTGGGCCATAACCTACCTATCCCACATGGCAACTTCCGTGATACCAGAACTCTTTTCGCTGTAACCCCGGATTTTAACAAGGAAGAATTTTATCCGGCGGTTCCTCCTGAAAATGAACACCATGCATTGTTTGATGCCTGGAGACAGGCAGTAGCAGTGCAGAGATGCTATCAGCGGTTGCGGGAATGCGGTATCCATATTGGTGAAGAGAAGGCGATACGTGTCTAA
- a CDS encoding S8 family serine peptidase translates to MAINTKINFRITRFSKISWAGVIIILVALFGLSYAPPYSLQIAGSAGGRPDTFPLQIAKSANDPRLAEQTNLNQAKILSAWDVTTGNSGQIVAVIDTGTNPDHEELVNRLWVNTDEIPGNGRDDDNNGYIDDYQGYNFMNDTPDIIDQNGHGTGVASIVAANTNNNLGMAGINWGCRLMTLKALNSAGGGEYHNVARALRYAADNGAQVINMSFGTYFDSTELNEAVDYAINHGVVIVAAAGNNSQNQLLYPAAYSNVIAVGAVDSSGQRASFSNWGTNLDVVAPGLNILMANYIGTNAYAYGSGTSFAAAHVTGIVSLMLARNSSLSPTQIENIIKSSATGYNNTLEYGTGLVNAASALGSTQISDHIVGRIVASSARAVADSNDRVIITVQVTNNDFPLMNHQVRAYINGPITFNGEFVDKRDVFLGNTDMSGTVRMELTSGIAGKKFIIFSDVTAGVSLGDLTLTFDPVGGPAQYNATLVSQNTVSVMTPGERVTLSLALRNTGNIPWSGQGSIPAGQLRLGTAHPADRSSKFYSDSWVSSNRAAILQQPLVSPGETGQFTFTVQAPTQPGIYKEYFNPVAEYTAWLPDLKIYWEITVANGGVDPVVAHYAADILYKSANLVLDPGQSGLLQIEIKNTGTAKWVAPGGVSQYGVVQVGTVNPYDRASSLASNWLSSNRTTDMGFALDPGDRVSLAFLVRAPNQPGVYPENFRLVAEYITWFGPAFGWTVTVR, encoded by the coding sequence ATGGCCATCAATACCAAGATAAATTTTCGGATTACTAGATTTAGCAAAATAAGTTGGGCCGGGGTAATTATTATCCTAGTGGCTTTATTTGGGTTGTCCTATGCGCCGCCATATTCTCTACAGATTGCAGGATCTGCTGGCGGTCGTCCCGATACTTTCCCATTACAGATTGCCAAATCAGCCAACGATCCCAGGTTAGCCGAGCAAACCAATCTAAATCAAGCTAAAATTTTGTCTGCTTGGGATGTAACCACTGGCAATAGCGGCCAGATCGTAGCGGTTATTGATACAGGCACCAACCCGGATCATGAAGAATTAGTTAATCGACTCTGGGTAAATACCGATGAAATCCCTGGTAATGGTCGCGACGACGACAATAATGGCTATATCGACGATTACCAAGGCTATAATTTTATGAATGATACTCCTGATATTATCGATCAAAATGGACACGGGACGGGAGTAGCGAGCATTGTTGCAGCTAATACTAATAATAATTTAGGCATGGCCGGCATCAATTGGGGTTGTCGGCTGATGACATTAAAAGCGTTAAATAGCGCCGGAGGAGGCGAATATCATAATGTGGCCAGAGCTTTGCGCTACGCTGCCGATAATGGCGCCCAAGTGATTAATATGAGCTTCGGTACTTATTTTGACAGCACCGAGCTCAACGAAGCCGTTGATTATGCAATCAATCACGGCGTAGTAATTGTGGCAGCCGCCGGAAACAATAGTCAAAACCAATTACTTTACCCAGCTGCCTATAGCAATGTGATTGCGGTGGGAGCGGTAGACAGTTCGGGACAGCGCGCCTCTTTTTCTAATTGGGGAACTAATTTGGATGTAGTAGCTCCGGGCCTGAATATTTTAATGGCTAACTACATTGGCACAAATGCTTATGCCTATGGTTCGGGTACTTCGTTCGCAGCTGCCCATGTCACTGGGATAGTATCATTGATGTTGGCACGCAATTCTTCCTTATCCCCTACCCAAATCGAAAACATTATTAAATCTTCCGCCACTGGTTACAATAACACCTTAGAATATGGCACCGGACTAGTTAATGCTGCTAGTGCCCTAGGCTCTACGCAAATCTCTGATCATATTGTAGGCAGGATAGTTGCTTCTAGTGCTCGGGCAGTGGCGGATAGTAATGACCGGGTGATAATTACGGTGCAAGTCACCAATAATGATTTCCCGCTCATGAATCATCAAGTCAGAGCTTATATTAATGGGCCAATAACTTTTAACGGTGAGTTCGTTGATAAGCGTGATGTGTTTTTGGGCAATACGGATATGTCTGGCACGGTTCGCATGGAACTCACTTCCGGTATCGCTGGTAAAAAATTCATTATTTTTTCCGATGTGACTGCCGGGGTCAGTTTAGGAGACTTAACGCTCACTTTTGATCCGGTGGGAGGCCCAGCCCAGTATAATGCGACACTCGTATCTCAAAATACAGTTAGTGTGATGACACCAGGAGAACGGGTTACCCTTTCATTAGCATTGCGCAATACCGGGAATATTCCTTGGTCAGGGCAAGGCAGTATCCCGGCCGGACAATTACGTTTGGGCACAGCGCATCCTGCAGATCGATCCAGTAAATTTTATTCGGATAGTTGGGTGTCGTCTAATCGAGCAGCGATTTTGCAACAGCCTTTAGTTAGTCCTGGAGAAACTGGTCAATTTACTTTTACGGTCCAAGCCCCCACTCAGCCCGGCATTTATAAAGAATATTTTAATCCGGTAGCCGAATATACTGCTTGGTTGCCTGATCTAAAGATTTATTGGGAAATTACAGTGGCCAATGGCGGGGTAGATCCAGTGGTAGCTCATTATGCTGCCGATATTCTCTATAAATCAGCTAATTTAGTATTAGATCCTGGCCAGTCAGGTTTGCTCCAAATAGAAATTAAAAATACCGGCACTGCCAAGTGGGTGGCTCCCGGCGGAGTGTCACAATACGGAGTAGTCCAAGTCGGAACAGTAAATCCTTATGATCGAGCCAGCAGTTTAGCTAGTAATTGGTTGAGCAGTAATCGGACTACCGATATGGGGTTTGCTCTGGATCCAGGAGATCGGGTTTCCTTGGCCTTTCTGGTGCGGGCTCCGAATCAGCCCGGCGTGTACCCAGAGAATTTTCGTTTAGTAGCTGAATATATCACTTGGTTTGGTCCGGCGTTTGGGTGGACAGTAACTGTGCGATAA